The Roseimicrobium gellanilyticum genome contains a region encoding:
- a CDS encoding endo alpha-1,4 polygalactosaminidase produces the protein MGILSVLTGASVWGQQTIRRAQPVWKPEQTRFCIDYSLIPDSAVLRSHDLCIIAVTAKVDLPQLKGGGRSVLAYASMVEVQPGSREALAAKRRGIPIIGDNPNWSSSVLDITHPQWLPWVLEDLTQPAIQRGFDGLFLDTLDSAQLISTAHPEKAESCRSALVHAIQQLKVKHPYTRLILNRGFDLLPDVARDADAVLVESLYQTWDGYRQQYRAVSPDDAKWLLSHVARIQRLGLPVFVVDYVAPNNASLARTTARRIEAQGCIPFVGTPDLQGIPHFQPDEQPSSSEEEVCQ, from the coding sequence ATGGGCATCCTCTCCGTACTAACCGGAGCTTCCGTGTGGGGCCAGCAGACCATTCGTCGCGCGCAGCCCGTGTGGAAGCCGGAGCAAACACGCTTCTGCATCGACTACTCCCTCATCCCCGACAGCGCCGTTCTGCGCAGTCATGATCTCTGCATCATCGCTGTCACCGCCAAGGTCGATCTGCCACAGCTAAAGGGAGGTGGACGTAGTGTGCTGGCCTATGCCTCCATGGTGGAGGTGCAACCCGGTAGTCGCGAAGCGCTGGCTGCGAAAAGACGCGGCATTCCCATCATTGGGGACAATCCCAACTGGAGCTCCTCTGTGCTCGATATCACCCATCCCCAGTGGCTCCCGTGGGTGCTGGAGGATCTGACACAGCCGGCCATCCAGCGAGGCTTTGATGGTCTCTTCCTCGATACGCTGGACAGTGCCCAACTCATCAGCACCGCTCATCCGGAGAAAGCAGAGTCATGCCGGAGCGCCTTGGTACACGCCATCCAACAGCTCAAGGTGAAACACCCCTACACTCGCTTGATCCTCAATCGCGGTTTTGATCTCCTGCCCGACGTCGCTCGAGATGCAGACGCAGTGCTGGTCGAGAGCCTTTATCAGACATGGGATGGTTACCGCCAGCAATACCGGGCAGTCTCCCCTGATGATGCCAAATGGTTGCTCTCCCACGTGGCTCGCATCCAGCGGCTGGGGCTTCCCGTGTTTGTGGTGGACTACGTGGCGCCCAACAACGCCTCTCTGGCCCGCACGACGGCGCGGCGCATCGAGGCGCAGGGCTGCATCCCCTTTGTTGGCACGCCGGATCTGCAGGGCATCCCGCATTTCCAGCCAGACGAGCAGCCTTCTTCATCTGAGGAGGAAGTCTGCCAGTAG